The Bombus terrestris chromosome 16, iyBomTerr1.2, whole genome shotgun sequence genome includes a region encoding these proteins:
- the LOC100647682 gene encoding small nuclear ribonucleoprotein Sm D3, with amino-acid sequence MSIGVPIKVLHEAEGHTITCETNTGEVYRGKLIEAEDNMNCQMQNITVTYRDGREAQLENVYIRGSKIRFLILPDMLKNAPMFKRPGGKGSGTAGRGKSAILRAQARGRGRGQNQRGRGTGSAPWLNQQNQPGGSQAGRGRG; translated from the exons ATGTCGATCGGAGTACCGATAAAAGTACTCCACGAAGCGGAAGGCCATACCATAACCTGTGAAACAAATACTGGCGAAGTATATCGCGGCAAATTGATAGAAGCTGAGGATAATATGAACTGTCAGATGCAAAATATCACTGTAACTTATAGAGACGGCCGTGAGGCGCAGTTAGAGAATGTTTATATTAGAGGCTCAAAAATTAGATTTCTTATTTTACCAGACATGTTGAAGAACGCACCAATGTTTAAGAGACCGGGAGGCAAAGGTTCGGGAACTGCAGGCAGAGGCAAATCAGCTATTTTACGTGCCCAAG CTCGTGGAAGAGGTAGAGGTCAAAATCAAAGAGGTAGAGGCACAGGTTCTGCACCTTGGCTAAATCAACAAAATCAGCCCGGAGGATCTCAAGCAGGAAGAGGGCGaggttaa